The proteins below are encoded in one region of Triticum aestivum cultivar Chinese Spring chromosome 1B, IWGSC CS RefSeq v2.1, whole genome shotgun sequence:
- the LOC123141058 gene encoding pentatricopeptide repeat-containing protein At1g56690, mitochondrial — MLLPTKWSKPMARCLLLRRHLTAAVATAAATAPLPARSAHRVFDRSAHTDRIQELARLGRLREAREVFDAMPHRSIFAWNTMISAYCNSGMLEDARSLVDAISGGNVRTSTILLSGYARLGRVLDARRVFDGMLERNTIAWNAMVSCYVRNGDVTMARRLFDAMPSKDVTSWNSMLTGYCHSRQMVDAWHLFEQMPERNLVSWTVVISGYARIEQHRKAWDIFCMMHREGVSPDQSNFASVLLAVTGLRDLCVLEGLRPLALKTGFESDVVIGTSMLNAYTRDASALDTAMKFFEGMPERNEYTWSTMISALSHGGRIDAATAVYERDPVKSIPCQTALLTGLARCGRITDARILFDQIPDPIVVSWNAMITGYMQNGMVDEAKELFDRMPFRNTISWAGMIAGYAQNGRSQEALDLLQAQHRNGMLPSLSSLTSSFFACSNIGALETGKQVHSLAVKAGCQFNSYVGNALITMYGKCGNMEYVRQVFSRMRVKDTVSWNSFISALVHNNMLEDARHIFDNMLSRDVVSWTTIISAYAQADRGTEAVEFFKIMLHKHEVPNSPILTILLSICGSLGAPKLGQQIHTVAIKHGRDSELIVANALMSMYFKCGSADSHKVFDSMEERDIFTWNSFITGCAQHGLGREAIKMYKHMRSAGVLPNEVTFVGLLNACSHAGLVDEGWQFFKSMSRDYGLTPLLEHYACMVDLLGRTGNVEGAEQFIYDMPIEPDAVIWSALLGACKIHKNAEIGRRAAERLFAIEPSNSGNYVMLSNIYSSLGMWVEVAEVRRIMKQQGVTKEPGCSWMQSRNKVYSFVTGDKQHEQIEEIESTLQDLYTSLRTAGYVPDTEFVLHDIDEEQKESSLLYHSEKLAVAYGLLVTPQGMPIQIMKNLRICGDCHTFFKFVSQVTKRDIDIRDGNRFHHFRNGSCSCGDFW; from the coding sequence ATGCTGTTGCCCACCAAATGGAGCAAGCCCATGGCGCGCTGCCTGCTCCTCCGCCGCCACCTCACGGCCGCGGTCGCCACCGCCGCAGCCACGGCGCCGCTCCCCGCGAGGAGCGCCCACCGGGTGTTCGACAGGAGCGCGCACACCGATCGTATCCAGGAGCTCGCGCGGCTCGGCCGCCTGCGGGAGGCCCGGGAGGTGTTCGACGCCATGCCACACCGCAGCATCTTCGCCTGGAACACCATGATCTCCGCCTACTGCAACAGTGGGATGCTCGAGGACGCGAGGTCCCTCGTCGACGCCATCTCCGGAGGGAACGTGCGCACGAGCACCATCCTGCTGTCGGGGTACGCCCGCCTCGGCCGCGTGCTCGACGCCCGCAGGGTGTTCGACGGAATGCTCGAGCGGAACACCATCGCGTGGAACGCCATGGTCAGCTGCTATGTCCGCAACGGGGACGTCACTATGGCGCGCAGGCTGTTCGACGCGATGCCGAGCAAGGACGTCACGTCGTGGAACTCGATGCTCACCGGGTACTGCCACAGCCGGCAGATGGTGGATGCATGGCATCTGTTTGAGCAAATGCCAGAGCGCAACTTGGTTTCTTGGACAGTGGTGATCTCTGGGTATGCTAGAATCGAGCAGCATCGCAAGGCTTGGGACATCTTTTGCATGATGCACCGTGAAGGCGTGTCACCAGACCAGTCAAACTTCGCATCTGTGCTTTTAGCTGTGACGGGTCTTCGGGATCTTTGTGTTCTAGAGGGCCTACGCCCTTTAGCCCTTAAGACAGGATTTGAGAGTGATGTGGTCATTGGGACATCAATGCTAAATGCATATACTAGGGATGCAAGTGCGCTTGACACTGCAATGAAATTCTTCGAGGGTATGCCAGAGAGGAATGAGTACACATGGTCAACTATGATCTCTGCACTATCTCATGGTGGTCGAATCGATGCTGCTACTGCCGTCTATGAAAGAGACCCTGTAAAGTCCATTCCATGCCAGACTGCACTGCTCACAGGCTTAGCTCGATGTGGCAGGATTACTGATGCAAGGATTTTATTTGATCAGATTCCTGATCCTATTGTTGTGTCCTGGAACGCCATGATTACTGGGTATATGCAGAATGGAATGGTTGATGAGGCAAAGGAGCTGTTCGATAGGATGCCTTTCAGGAACACAATATCCTGGGCTGGAATGATTGCGGGGTATGCACAGAATGGAAGGAGTCAAGAAGCTTTGGATTTACTCCAAGCACAGCATAGGAACGGGATGTTACCTAGCCTATCTAGTTTGACCAGTAGCTTCTTTGCTTGTTCAAATATTGGAGCTCTTGAGACAGGAAAACAAGTGCATTCACTTGCGGTCAAGGCTGGTTGCCAGTTCAATAGCTATGTAGGTAATGCTCTCATTACTATGTATGGCAAGTGCGGAAACATGGAGTATGTGAGACAGGTCTTCAGTCGAATGCGAGTGAAAGACACTGTGTCATGGAACTCATTTATTTCGGCACTTGTGCACAATAATATGCTGGAGGATGCAAGACATATATTTGACAATATGCTCAGTCGGGATGTTGTCTCTTGGACTACGATAATATCTGCATATGCACAGGCTGACCGGGGGACTGAGGCAGTGGAGTTTTTCAAAATAATGTTACACAAGCATGAAGTACCAAATTCCCCGATATTAACTATACTTCTCAGCATTTGTGGAAGTCTTGGTGCTCCTAAGCTTGGGCAGCAAATCCACACAGTAGCCATCAAACACGGAAGGGATTCAGAACTTATAGTCGCTAATGCTCTCATGTCAATGTATTTCAAGTGTGGTTCTGCAGATTCTCATAAGGTTTTTGATTCAATGGAGGAACGGGACATATTTACATGGAATTCCTTCATTACAGGTTGTGCACAACATGGCCTTGGAAGAGAGGCCATCAAGATGTATAAACATATGAGATCTGCAGGGGTGTTGCCAAATGAGGTCACTTTTGTGGGGCTTTTAAATGCATGCAGCCATGCTGGTTTGGTAGATGAAGGTTGGCAATTTTTCAAGTCAATGAGCAGGGATTATGGACTGACTCCTCTGCTGGAACACTATGCATGCATGGTGGATCTACTTGGGCGAACTGGTAATGTGGAAGGAGCTGAACAATTTATATATGATATGCCTATTGAGCCAGATGCAGTGATTTGGAGTGCTCTTCTTGGGGCATGCAAGATTCACAAGAATGCGGAAATCGGTAGAAGGGCTGCTGAAAGACTCTTTGCTATTGAGCCATCAAATTCTGGCAACTATGTCATGTTATCAAATATATATTCTTCTCTAGGGATGTGGGTAGAAGTTGCGGAGGTACGGAGAATTATGAAACAACAAGGTGTCACAAAAGAGCCTGGCTGTAGCTGGATGCAGAGTAGGAACAAAGTGTACTCATTTGTCACTGGAGATAAACAGCATGAGCAAATTGAAGAGATAGAATCTACCCTCCAGGATTTGTACACTTCATTAAGGACTGCAGGCTATGTGCCTGACACTGAATTTGTTCTCCATGACATCGATGAAGAGCAGAAGGAGAGTTCCCTTCTGTATCACAGTGAGAAGCTTGCTGTTGCTTATGGCCTTCTTGTTACACCCCAGGGCATGCCTATACAGATAATGAAGAACCTTAGGATATGTGGTGACTGTCACACTTTCTTCAAGTTTGTGTCACAAGTCACCAAGAGAGATATTGACATTAGGGATGGAAATCGGTTTCATCATTTTAGGAATGGAAGTTGTTCATGTGGTGACTTCTGGTGA